Part of the Fusobacterium sp. SYSU M8D902 genome, ATATACAAAATGAAATAGATTTAATTTTAAGAGATAAAGAAAATTTATTATCTTTTAAAGATAAAGATGGAAATTGGAATATCATGAGATTTATTTTTTCTAAATGGACTTTAAGAGAAGGATGGGATAATCCGAATGTATTCCAAATAGCAAAACTAAGATCTAGTGGTAGTGAAAACAGTAAGCTTCAGGAAGTTGGAAGAGGATTACGTTTACCAGTTGATGAATATGGAAATCGTATTTCAAATGAAGAATTTTACTTAACTTATTTAATTGATTTTTCAGAAAAAGAATTTGCTAAACAATTAATATCAGAAGTTAACTCTGATATTATCCAATCCTTTAATATTAAAACTCTTCTTGAAAAAGTTGCTACTGAAAGAGGAATTACTTCTAAAAAATTATTTATTGATTTATTATCAAAAGATTATGTAGACGAAGATAAAAATATTATAAAAGAAAATTCTACTGCTTTTTTTGAAGAATATCCTGAATTTAATCAAGGTATTAAAAATGGAAAAATCAAAGATGGGAAAGATAAAAAGAAAAATTATATAACTATAAGAAAAGAGAATTTTAATAAATTAAAACCTTTATGGGAAGCTATTAATAAAAAATATTACTTAAAATTAGAAAGTTTATCTGATGACGAAATATCAAAAGCCATTAATCAGATTTTTGAAGATATATACTCTGAACAATTTATTAATATAAAAAGAGAAAAAATAGTAGTAGCTGATGATAAATTTATGATAAGAGAAAACTCTATAATAAAGGATAAAATAAAAAATAAAATTCCATACAATGATTTTTTAAAAAAATTGAACAAATATACTGGTTTTTCACTTCCTTTACTTCATAAAGGATTTATAGAACTCAATCAAAAAATGAAATTTCCAGAAGATTTTTTTAATACTAACACTTTAAATAATATATTCACTAAGTATCAAGAATGGTTAGAAAAAACGTATATTAATAGATTTTCTTATCGAAAAATGAATACTTCTACCTGTGAAACTGCCTTAACAGATTTTACTGGAAATGTTAAAAACAGTATTCTCCAAGGAACAATTGGTGTTTATAAAGATGATAATTTTAATGTATCAGATAAATTTTTATATGATACATTGATCTATGATTCTCCTTTAGAAGGAGAAAATATAAAAAATAGTCATATTGATGAAGTCGTTGTATTTGGAAAAATTCCTAGAAGAAGTATAAAAGTTCCTCTTTATTTTGGTGGAACAACAAGTCCAGACTTTATGTATGTATTAAAAAAAGAAAATGGTAGTTTAGAAATGAATCTAATTCTTGAAACAAAAGATATAAAAAAAATGAGTCAATTAAGAGAAGAAGAAAAACTTAGAATTGAAAGTGCTAGAAAATTCTTTGAAGCTTTAAAAAAAGAAGGAATTAATGTTAAATTTAAAAAGCAACTAAACAAAGAAGATATTATTGAAATTATACATAAAACTTTAAAATAAAATTATACCCCTTAAAGCTAAGGGGTATAATTTTATTCTTACTAATACAATCCCTATTTCAGATTCATAGTAAAGTTATATTTCTCTTCTGCCCAAGCTTCAAGAATATTCGTATTGTAGCAACTATTTAAAATTCTATATATTTCTAGTTGCTTTTTATTAAACAAATTAGGATTAATATAAATATATCCTTCTGGAGTCCTACTAGAAATTAGTATACAATTAAAATCAAATAGAACCTCTTTAAATTCAATATCCTTATTATTCTGTAAAATAAAATTAATTTTTTTTACATTATTCCATTCTTCTAAGTATAAACCACTATAAGACCCTCCTTTTTTCAAATATAAAATAGTGAAAAAAGCTAAATAAAAATCTCTATTTTTTTTATATTTTGTTTTAGCTTCAAAGAAAAAGTCTTCATCTTTTAAATTTTTAATAATATCACTTAAGAGTGTCATATTTTTTATTATAAAAAATGTTTTTATAAATAATAATTCT contains:
- a CDS encoding type III restriction-modification system endonuclease, producing MELKLSILPHQTKVLDIVNEIFKNVQIKANTIYKNPEINFDDERLYQNIKAIQNGSYDEISSINKEYRAFVENEPFGIDIKMETGTGKTYCYTRLMYELNKNYGFNKFIILVPSTPIKEGTKMFIESEYAKHHFYDLYPTSFLRLDVLNAQKTSKKGRKMFPQAISNFIRNTTLEKNKINCLLMTDKMLISKKTMETEYDQTLLGGISIPYKALEEVRPIVIIDEPHRFKRENEAYKRLVEKINPQMIIRFGATFNKNEKTGIRDYNNLVYNLNSVTAFNEGLIKGVIVETLGEIKEEDIKLKLLKIDNSKPKKAILRNEKTGKVFELRVGEYLSEISEEFSKISIQDIGKYGANNSSSGILLSNDQILLVGDSIFSSIYTETYQKLMLKQAIKNHLEQERINFLRKRKIKTLSLFFIDSIFSYRGEKNNGDLKIMFESLLEEELKERIKKIKEHISTDLEKDYLAFLEYSLKNLSATNGGYFSNDNSTNDEDIQNEIDLILRDKENLLSFKDKDGNWNIMRFIFSKWTLREGWDNPNVFQIAKLRSSGSENSKLQEVGRGLRLPVDEYGNRISNEEFYLTYLIDFSEKEFAKQLISEVNSDIIQSFNIKTLLEKVATERGITSKKLFIDLLSKDYVDEDKNIIKENSTAFFEEYPEFNQGIKNGKIKDGKDKKKNYITIRKENFNKLKPLWEAINKKYYLKLESLSDDEISKAINQIFEDIYSEQFINIKREKIVVADDKFMIRENSIIKDKIKNKIPYNDFLKKLNKYTGFSLPLLHKGFIELNQKMKFPEDFFNTNTLNNIFTKYQEWLEKTYINRFSYRKMNTSTCETALTDFTGNVKNSILQGTIGVYKDDNFNVSDKFLYDTLIYDSPLEGENIKNSHIDEVVVFGKIPRRSIKVPLYFGGTTSPDFMYVLKKENGSLEMNLILETKDIKKMSQLREEEKLRIESARKFFEALKKEGINVKFKKQLNKEDIIEIIHKTLK